A region of Moorena producens PAL-8-15-08-1 DNA encodes the following proteins:
- a CDS encoding glycosyltransferase family 10 domain-containing protein has product MVLEPPTEFRKPWHVNPSYSFRMFTTDVDLTGSQYIHSQPAFTWHINQDYDFLASFKAPEKTQQLSWITSGQRVLKGHRVRMYFLEQIQGKLDFDLWGRDFNPIDDKWDGLVSYRYSLAIENYSNPLYWSEKLADCYLAWCMPIYYGCTGITDYFPPESLIQIDINQPDAAVEKIKEAIASNAWQQNLDAIAYARELILKRYQFFPFMVCQIRHFQATYGSFFQKQPVTIAPREIKERPLWPRRLRNSKNYSTTH; this is encoded by the coding sequence ATGGTTCTTGAACCACCCACTGAATTTAGAAAGCCTTGGCATGTCAATCCGTCTTACTCTTTTCGCATGTTCACCACCGATGTGGACCTAACAGGCTCACAGTATATCCATAGCCAACCCGCTTTTACTTGGCATATCAATCAAGATTATGATTTTCTGGCTTCTTTTAAAGCACCTGAGAAAACCCAGCAACTATCTTGGATTACCAGTGGACAAAGAGTATTGAAAGGGCATCGTGTCCGGATGTATTTTTTAGAGCAGATTCAAGGAAAATTGGATTTCGATCTGTGGGGACGGGACTTTAATCCGATAGATGATAAATGGGATGGTTTGGTTTCTTATCGCTATTCTTTAGCCATTGAAAACTATAGCAACCCTTTGTACTGGAGTGAAAAGCTAGCCGATTGCTATTTAGCATGGTGTATGCCCATTTATTATGGCTGCACGGGGATTACCGACTATTTCCCCCCCGAGAGCTTAATCCAAATCGACATTAACCAGCCAGATGCTGCGGTGGAGAAAATTAAGGAGGCTATAGCCAGCAACGCTTGGCAGCAGAATCTGGACGCCATTGCATACGCACGGGAACTCATCCTCAAACGATACCAGTTCTTCCCTTTTATGGTGTGCCAGATTCGTCACTTTCAAGCCACCTATGGCTCCTTTTTCCAAAAGCAGCCAGTAACGATTGCGCCCCGGGAAATCAAAGAAAGACCCCTTTGGCCAAGAAGGCTGCGAAACAGCAAAAATTATAGCACTACGCATTAA
- a CDS encoding glycosyltransferase family 2 protein encodes MISVIICTYNRADLLTDALHTVCQQTLEHSEYEVIVVDNNSTDQTATVSQSFVARYPHVRYCFEPQQGLSHARNRGWQEAKGEYVAYIDDDCKVPEGWLAVAKEVIEGVSPTVFGGPSFAFYNTPKPAWYKDIYGSNFPYGQAQHLERAEVLYGSNLFLRRNLFECIGDFDPKLGMSGQKIGYGEETELLHRICATMPQAVIYYEPRLWLYHLVRSEQMSWHWIISARFAQGRNCYFVYPPSNSKLIFIIVQVVKYSLLLLFSVPFGLLFRSRKQYHYFDNFLYEVICNDIETLGKLYEQSRQLILCQG; translated from the coding sequence TTGATCTCCGTCATTATTTGTACCTATAACCGAGCCGATTTGCTCACCGATGCTTTACACACCGTTTGCCAGCAGACCCTTGAGCACTCCGAATACGAAGTTATTGTGGTCGATAACAACTCAACTGATCAGACGGCTACCGTAAGCCAGTCATTTGTGGCACGCTACCCCCATGTACGTTACTGCTTCGAGCCGCAACAAGGGCTTTCTCATGCCCGTAATCGGGGCTGGCAGGAGGCAAAGGGCGAGTATGTGGCTTATATTGATGATGATTGTAAGGTACCAGAAGGGTGGTTAGCGGTTGCTAAAGAGGTGATTGAGGGCGTATCACCCACAGTGTTTGGTGGACCTTCTTTTGCTTTCTACAACACGCCCAAGCCAGCTTGGTACAAGGATATCTATGGCTCTAATTTTCCTTATGGCCAAGCACAGCACCTAGAAAGAGCAGAAGTCCTCTATGGCTCAAATCTTTTTTTGCGGCGCAACTTGTTTGAATGCATTGGAGACTTCGATCCAAAATTAGGCATGAGCGGCCAAAAGATTGGTTATGGGGAAGAAACGGAGTTACTCCACCGTATCTGTGCCACGATGCCACAGGCCGTGATTTATTATGAGCCAAGGTTGTGGCTCTACCACTTGGTGCGCTCCGAACAGATGAGCTGGCACTGGATTATTTCCGCCCGTTTTGCCCAAGGGCGTAACTGTTATTTCGTTTATCCGCCTTCCAACTCAAAGCTGATATTTATTATAGTACAAGTGGTCAAGTACAGTTTACTTTTACTCTTTAGCGTGCCCTTTGGCTTGCTGTTTCGGTCTCGAAAGCAATACCATTATTTCGATAATTTTTTATATGAAGTCATCTGTAATGATATTGAAACATTGGGTAAGCTTTATGAGCAATCTCGACAACTCATTCTGTGCCAAGGTTGA
- a CDS encoding alpha-1,2-fucosyltransferase, with protein MGVVIVRLSGGLGNQMFQYAIGRKIALVNNVQLKLDISSFEHDLIRMYNLYWFQIKQAFASSEELAALKSLIQTKESNPVILRLRQVMKRFASWKVFREEQLMPFNPNIMTSSDKIYLDGYWQSEKYFLDIEDVIRREYTCKYEPNAQSKKIAEMIANSHSVSIHVRRGDYVSNPGTNQLHGTCSLTYYQQCVEQIAKEVLHPHFFVFSDHPIWVKENLCLDYPMTFVTHNNHLRDYEDLWLMSHCQHHIIANSSFSWWAAWLNPNLNKKVFAPKKWFNDPRLDTRDLLPDNWIKV; from the coding sequence ATGGGCGTTGTTATCGTGAGATTGAGTGGTGGATTGGGCAATCAGATGTTTCAATATGCAATCGGACGTAAAATAGCCCTCGTTAATAATGTTCAATTGAAGCTAGATATTTCATCGTTTGAACATGATCTAATTCGCATGTACAACTTGTATTGGTTTCAGATTAAACAAGCTTTTGCTAGCTCGGAAGAATTGGCAGCACTCAAGTCATTAATACAAACAAAAGAGTCGAATCCAGTTATTCTTCGGTTAAGACAAGTAATGAAGCGGTTTGCAAGCTGGAAGGTTTTCAGGGAAGAGCAGTTGATGCCATTTAACCCAAATATCATGACTAGCTCTGACAAGATTTATTTAGACGGCTACTGGCAAAGCGAGAAGTATTTTTTGGATATTGAAGATGTTATTCGGCGTGAGTATACATGTAAATATGAGCCAAATGCTCAGAGTAAAAAAATAGCCGAAATGATAGCAAATAGTCACTCCGTTAGCATTCATGTTAGAAGAGGTGATTATGTCTCGAATCCAGGGACTAACCAATTACACGGTACCTGTAGTTTGACTTATTACCAGCAATGCGTCGAGCAGATTGCTAAAGAAGTGCTTCATCCGCATTTCTTTGTTTTCTCTGATCACCCTATTTGGGTAAAAGAAAATCTATGTTTGGACTACCCTATGACATTTGTCACCCATAATAACCATCTTAGAGATTATGAAGATTTGTGGCTGATGTCTCATTGCCAGCATCACATTATTGCCAATAGCAGCTTTAGCTGGTGGGCAGCTTGGCTCAATCCAAATTTGAATAAGAAAGTGTTTGCCCCGAAGAAGTGGTTTAACGACCCTCGTTTAGATACACGAGATTTACTCCCTGACAATTGGATCAAAGTATGA
- a CDS encoding glycosyltransferase family 2 protein codes for MSQITETPLVSVLMPVYNGTLYLREAVDSILSQTLTNFEFIIVDDGSTDETPRILDNYNDPRIVRVTNQSNLGIVDSLNRGLKMVRGKYVARMDADDISLPERLRQQVQFLEEHPEIGILGTAITILFDETNRSESTDCYYPSQPGIVRWNLFFNNSQTVAHPTMMVRRIIYEQLKGYDTTFVHAEDYDFLLRACFHTEITNLPNILLHYRRHGRNVSYIHRQAQAKNAILAQRKTLCAFLSQELSFETTHALHVHQWKAINLAETLNVAKLLSQLYRTCISSFRLTQSEREKIQHDVLQGLKKLALTRKVGQKQMLSIKLWWIWLMIYFYKDNGQGNCISIELQNAVTLPKT; via the coding sequence ATGAGTCAAATAACCGAGACGCCACTGGTTAGCGTCCTAATGCCAGTTTACAACGGTACCTTATATTTACGTGAGGCCGTTGATAGCATATTGAGTCAAACCCTCACCAATTTTGAATTTATCATTGTTGATGATGGCTCAACAGACGAAACTCCTAGGATTTTGGATAATTACAATGATCCACGCATTGTTAGAGTTACCAATCAAAGCAATCTGGGAATCGTCGATTCGCTAAATCGTGGGTTGAAGATGGTGCGGGGGAAATATGTGGCTCGGATGGATGCAGACGATATTAGCTTGCCAGAGCGCTTAAGGCAACAGGTCCAATTTTTGGAAGAACATCCAGAGATAGGAATTTTGGGGACTGCCATTACCATCTTGTTTGACGAAACAAATAGGTCCGAGAGTACAGACTGCTATTACCCTAGCCAGCCCGGTATTGTTCGTTGGAACCTCTTTTTTAATAATTCTCAAACCGTTGCCCATCCAACAATGATGGTTCGGCGAATAATTTACGAACAATTAAAAGGGTATGACACTACTTTTGTCCATGCGGAGGATTATGATTTCTTGTTGAGGGCTTGTTTTCACACAGAGATCACGAATTTGCCAAATATTCTGTTGCATTATCGAAGACATGGTCGAAATGTTAGCTATATCCATCGTCAAGCACAAGCCAAAAACGCGATCCTTGCCCAGCGGAAAACACTTTGCGCTTTCTTATCTCAAGAACTCTCCTTTGAAACCACTCATGCTTTGCATGTTCATCAATGGAAGGCAATCAACCTGGCAGAAACCCTTAACGTGGCTAAGTTACTCTCCCAACTTTATCGAACTTGTATAAGTTCATTCAGGTTGACTCAAAGTGAAAGAGAGAAAATCCAGCATGATGTACTGCAAGGGCTAAAGAAGTTGGCATTAACACGGAAGGTAGGACAAAAGCAAATGCTTTCAATAAAACTATGGTGGATATGGCTCATGATCTACTTTTATAAAGATAACGGTCAGGGTAATTGCATCTCAATCGAGCTCCAAAATGCTGTAACACTTCCTAAAACTTGA
- a CDS encoding STELLO glycosyltransferase family protein: protein MTKKYIIVTTINDKTEGISHFEQFQDWHIVLVGDCKTPAIDSSANLTFLSVSEQEKLGYELVKHCPYNHYARKNIGYLYGIQAGAEVIYDTDDDNWPTQSWGIYDFYGHRQYVTEQKFVNIYRYFTEKLIWPRGYPLDEIQHQTEHQLLNTEPVSIGVWQGLVDLDPDVDAIYRLIIGENITFAKNSSVFLGKEQYCPFNSQNTFWHRDAFPYLYLPSTTSFRFTDILRGYIAQKLMWNQGIYLGFQPADVYQKRNPHDLMTDFKQEVECYLGVKAIVALLDTLELGENPLENLQVVYTSLAEAGFVSALEVSICQAWLNDLTRILENSDNYYIREGAA, encoded by the coding sequence ATGACGAAAAAGTATATTATTGTTACCACAATTAATGATAAAACAGAAGGTATTAGTCATTTTGAACAATTTCAAGATTGGCATATTGTCTTAGTAGGTGACTGCAAGACACCTGCCATCGACTCATCAGCAAATCTGACTTTTCTATCGGTTAGCGAACAAGAAAAGTTAGGATATGAGTTGGTTAAGCACTGCCCATATAATCACTACGCTCGCAAAAATATTGGTTATTTGTATGGGATTCAAGCAGGGGCAGAGGTGATTTATGACACCGATGATGACAACTGGCCTACCCAGAGTTGGGGAATCTACGATTTTTATGGCCACAGGCAATATGTGACCGAACAAAAGTTTGTAAACATCTATCGTTATTTCACAGAAAAGCTAATTTGGCCGCGAGGGTACCCTTTAGATGAAATCCAGCATCAGACCGAGCATCAGCTTCTTAATACCGAGCCTGTCTCGATTGGGGTTTGGCAGGGGTTGGTCGATTTAGACCCTGATGTGGATGCTATTTACCGCTTGATCATCGGTGAAAACATTACCTTTGCCAAGAATAGCTCTGTGTTTTTGGGAAAGGAGCAATATTGTCCCTTCAATTCACAAAACACATTTTGGCATAGAGATGCCTTTCCCTACCTTTATCTGCCTTCAACTACAAGCTTCCGGTTTACCGATATATTGCGTGGATATATTGCCCAAAAACTAATGTGGAACCAAGGTATATATCTCGGATTTCAGCCTGCTGACGTTTACCAAAAGCGCAATCCACACGACCTGATGACAGATTTCAAGCAAGAAGTAGAATGTTACCTTGGGGTCAAAGCAATTGTGGCTTTGCTGGACACACTGGAATTGGGAGAAAACCCCCTTGAAAATTTGCAAGTAGTCTACACATCTTTGGCAGAGGCTGGATTTGTTAGTGCGCTTGAGGTCTCGATTTGCCAAGCGTGGTTAAATGATTTGACCCGCATTCTTGAAAACAGCGACAACTATTACATTAGAGAGGGGGCTGCTTGA
- a CDS encoding glycosyltransferase, protein MDNWRVARPWSYNVHVGWEVGFHANNVQFLTILTPWISLAKEIVGEQRFDQVWINDLLWINDLLISPRHGGDISEAQLAMLATLAPVRVGLLTESVYDYTDQEMAVHPHLQRRQAVVEKFLPYLTHVVAYDEADVAKVEYGSGLPCMWSPSPVVGSLIHEDVPPPTYNQAFFSGGVHHGRQMWLKHPLLQEHFSGLSSPDQGTLYAQVFDCLHSRPVRCLIQNPLALPFYYVYLNAVRRIRKRSYIRWLRGLQLGVAVVNLPHFVKSYTPRVIEGMAAGRPVLSWEIPNRPRNKALFEDGKEILLFNTPDELAAHIQRLQSDALFAQQITENARRRIRKFHTTDKRVQQILKWIQTGKEPIYQ, encoded by the coding sequence ATGGACAATTGGCGAGTGGCACGGCCATGGTCATATAATGTCCATGTTGGTTGGGAAGTGGGATTCCATGCCAACAACGTCCAGTTCTTGACAATCTTGACGCCGTGGATATCACTGGCAAAAGAGATCGTTGGAGAGCAGCGTTTTGATCAAGTGTGGATCAATGATTTGCTGTGGATCAACGATTTGCTGATCTCGCCTAGACACGGGGGTGACATTAGCGAAGCGCAATTGGCGATGCTTGCCACTTTAGCGCCCGTCCGTGTGGGCTTGCTCACGGAGTCGGTTTACGATTACACGGATCAAGAAATGGCCGTACACCCACACTTGCAACGCAGACAAGCAGTGGTTGAGAAATTTTTGCCTTATTTGACCCATGTGGTAGCTTATGATGAAGCTGATGTGGCAAAGGTAGAATACGGTTCAGGGCTGCCTTGTATGTGGTCTCCCAGCCCTGTGGTGGGCAGCTTGATTCACGAAGATGTACCACCACCTACCTACAATCAAGCATTTTTTAGTGGGGGTGTCCATCATGGACGACAGATGTGGCTGAAGCACCCTCTTCTCCAAGAGCATTTCAGTGGTCTAAGTTCCCCTGATCAGGGCACACTGTATGCACAAGTCTTCGATTGCTTACACAGCCGTCCTGTACGTTGTCTGATCCAAAATCCTCTTGCCCTTCCTTTTTATTATGTCTATCTAAATGCGGTACGTCGCATCCGCAAACGCAGCTATATACGCTGGCTGCGCGGGTTACAGTTGGGTGTGGCAGTTGTCAATCTGCCCCACTTTGTCAAGTCCTACACACCTCGTGTGATTGAGGGTATGGCTGCTGGACGACCTGTACTTTCTTGGGAGATTCCCAATCGACCGCGTAACAAAGCACTTTTTGAAGATGGAAAAGAGATTTTACTCTTTAATACCCCAGATGAACTGGCTGCTCATATTCAGCGCTTGCAATCAGATGCTCTTTTTGCCCAACAAATCACAGAGAATGCCCGTCGGCGTATTCGTAAATTTCACACTACGGACAAGCGCGTACAACAAATTTTGAAGTGGATTCAAACTGGAAAAGAGCCAATTTATCAGTAA
- a CDS encoding glycosyltransferase, which yields MPKPLTIVHIIPELNLKGGGVNTFLKTLIYCLVDKQNKNIIKNIIVTNQSDESDRKDFQALGTPVFSRLMASQLDQGKPLEIIQWMTQILKQLQPDLVNTHLFWADTLGRQAAVSAGVPVIITRECNVNLNETAKHRKIKRDLANITDCIICNAEAVRKYAEEVEGIPPHSLEVIHNGVLLEKYECDCSYDHQKPVEFVYVGRLEPQKNPLILINAFAAIIVDYPDCRLSIIGDGSLKEECLNQVKTLGLSEYVRFLGYNKKPWDWVNPGSVSILTSSFEGLPNAVLEAMAAGIICIVPNLAVMKEIAKAGSELIIYEVGNQNKLIEAMKLLLEMTPEEKLLMIRTARTRVEQDFDAHKMADKYLNLYQTIYRNKVLTKHTADKVRGSSGY from the coding sequence ATGCCCAAACCCTTGACTATTGTTCATATAATTCCAGAACTAAATCTAAAGGGTGGAGGAGTTAACACCTTCCTTAAAACCCTGATTTACTGTCTTGTTGATAAGCAAAATAAAAATATTATTAAAAATATTATTGTTACGAATCAGTCAGACGAGTCAGATAGAAAAGATTTTCAAGCTCTGGGAACTCCTGTATTCAGTAGGTTAATGGCTTCTCAATTAGATCAAGGTAAGCCACTCGAAATCATCCAATGGATGACTCAGATACTCAAGCAACTTCAGCCTGATCTCGTTAATACCCATTTATTTTGGGCAGATACCCTTGGTAGACAAGCTGCTGTCAGTGCTGGTGTTCCGGTAATTATTACTAGGGAGTGCAACGTAAACCTTAATGAAACTGCAAAGCATAGGAAGATTAAGCGTGATCTCGCTAACATCACTGACTGCATAATTTGCAATGCGGAAGCTGTTAGAAAATATGCTGAAGAAGTTGAAGGAATTCCTCCTCATTCCCTGGAGGTTATTCATAATGGTGTGCTTCTTGAAAAATATGAATGTGACTGTAGTTATGACCACCAAAAACCAGTGGAATTTGTTTATGTTGGTAGACTAGAGCCACAGAAGAATCCTCTAATTCTCATCAATGCATTTGCTGCCATCATTGTTGATTACCCTGATTGTCGCTTATCAATTATTGGGGATGGTAGCTTAAAGGAAGAATGCCTCAATCAGGTAAAAACCCTGGGATTGTCTGAATATGTTAGGTTTTTAGGCTACAATAAAAAGCCGTGGGATTGGGTTAATCCAGGAAGCGTCTCCATTCTTACCTCGAGTTTTGAAGGTTTGCCCAATGCAGTTTTAGAAGCTATGGCTGCAGGAATTATTTGCATTGTGCCTAACCTGGCAGTAATGAAAGAAATCGCTAAGGCCGGTTCAGAATTAATAATCTATGAAGTTGGTAATCAAAACAAGCTAATAGAGGCAATGAAATTATTGCTGGAGATGACGCCAGAGGAAAAGTTGCTGATGATTCGAACAGCACGAACCAGAGTAGAACAAGATTTTGATGCCCATAAAATGGCAGATAAATATCTCAATTTATATCAGACTATTTATCGCAACAAAGTATTAACTAAGCATACAGCCGATAAGGTACGCGGAAGCAGCGGCTATTAA
- a CDS encoding tetratricopeptide repeat protein — protein sequence MASSTPKQSGVNPSSQTQSETKLSDFPKAAGTNAKLKDQAPPVNPVQHNENLPLSFAQERVRLTLPQLSPEIYHQLRLYTLAWKGKRVRPKSLIVGMNTNGSKQPLFWCLQGFRELTQLAKYLGFDQPIYGMRSGHLIMKYTQKNIQALAAHYLGEILAVEPDGPYLLGGNCQSASIIFEIAQQLISQGKTVTLLCLVERFIPRPYPGPIALLFGRQSKFNPYKFFRNPELGWSKFYPGELYVDLVPGRHGEFFNEPKIQVNKPKIQVLVEKVQYYIEKTQSQPTPPQLPLNQTKYPLLPNHAYRAQLTAPTSLVALPGQTLVIEVKVKNLSSLTWLETAKSGIRVGNHWLDHNGKVRQWSDGRVDLGSDLPPDSEIELFLEVTTPMAEGHYCLELDLVEEGITWFKHKGSKTTTVQVSVNPDPHEITKEQANSEVYRRRGDSAFEKGDFETAILNYQNALQLSPSGPVEVYKNLGDALSQKQKFSEAITAYTEALKLQPDHEQVYFRLGSAQLMQQDLNGAIASYQKGIELSVEQAWMYRMLGQAFQYQGNLESAIATYTKAIALQPDHAITYILLGNAHLLADHLELAMANYNKAIQLQPDQPGAYHCLGNAQLQAKDVENAIASYHKAIALNPEYFPAYKSLGDLFKELKKLDEAIAAYDKALKLQPNNRDVASSKDRLMWRKKLQSGG from the coding sequence ATGGCATCCTCCACTCCCAAACAATCCGGTGTTAATCCTTCGAGCCAAACCCAGTCTGAAACAAAACTTTCAGATTTCCCGAAAGCTGCTGGGACTAACGCCAAATTAAAAGATCAGGCTCCTCCGGTTAACCCTGTCCAACATAACGAAAACCTACCCCTTTCCTTTGCCCAAGAACGGGTGAGGCTAACCCTGCCTCAACTTTCACCAGAAATTTATCATCAACTGCGACTCTACACTCTTGCATGGAAAGGTAAACGGGTCAGACCCAAATCCTTGATCGTGGGCATGAACACCAATGGGTCTAAACAGCCCTTATTCTGGTGCTTGCAGGGGTTTAGAGAACTCACTCAACTGGCGAAGTATCTAGGTTTTGACCAGCCTATCTACGGCATGCGCTCAGGGCACCTGATCATGAAATATACCCAAAAGAACATTCAAGCCTTAGCAGCTCACTACCTCGGGGAAATCCTAGCCGTGGAGCCAGATGGTCCTTACCTATTGGGAGGAAATTGTCAAAGTGCATCGATCATCTTTGAAATTGCCCAACAACTTATTTCTCAAGGCAAAACCGTGACTTTACTTTGTCTGGTCGAAAGATTCATCCCCCGACCCTATCCTGGTCCGATTGCCCTGTTGTTTGGTCGTCAGAGTAAGTTTAACCCCTACAAATTCTTCCGCAACCCAGAACTAGGCTGGAGCAAATTCTATCCAGGAGAACTCTATGTTGACCTAGTTCCTGGTCGTCATGGGGAGTTCTTCAATGAACCCAAGATTCAGGTTAATAAACCCAAGATTCAGGTTTTGGTGGAAAAAGTGCAGTATTACATTGAGAAAACTCAGTCACAGCCAACTCCACCCCAGTTGCCCCTCAATCAGACCAAATATCCCTTACTACCCAACCATGCCTATCGCGCCCAGCTGACGGCTCCCACATCTCTCGTCGCTCTCCCTGGTCAGACTCTGGTAATTGAGGTCAAAGTCAAGAATCTCTCCTCCCTGACTTGGCTTGAGACCGCTAAGAGTGGCATCCGAGTCGGGAATCACTGGTTAGATCACAATGGCAAAGTCCGACAGTGGTCTGATGGCCGAGTAGACTTGGGTTCGGATTTGCCCCCCGACTCAGAAATTGAACTGTTCTTGGAGGTGACCACACCCATGGCTGAGGGTCACTACTGTTTAGAACTGGATCTGGTGGAAGAGGGGATAACTTGGTTCAAACACAAAGGTTCCAAGACCACAACAGTTCAGGTGAGTGTCAATCCTGACCCACACGAGATCACCAAAGAGCAAGCCAATTCTGAGGTCTATCGCCGCCGAGGTGACTCAGCCTTTGAGAAAGGGGATTTCGAAACCGCCATCCTCAACTACCAAAACGCCCTTCAACTCTCACCGTCTGGACCAGTTGAAGTTTATAAAAACCTAGGAGATGCTCTGAGCCAGAAACAGAAGTTCTCCGAAGCCATAACTGCCTATACCGAAGCTCTTAAGTTACAGCCAGATCATGAACAGGTCTATTTTAGGCTGGGTTCGGCTCAGTTGATGCAACAGGATCTAAACGGAGCAATTGCCAGTTACCAAAAAGGGATTGAGCTGTCTGTCGAACAGGCTTGGATGTACCGAATGCTTGGGCAAGCTTTCCAGTACCAAGGAAACTTAGAGTCGGCGATCGCTACCTATACTAAAGCGATCGCATTACAACCAGACCATGCCATCACCTACATCCTATTGGGGAATGCCCACCTTTTAGCTGACCATCTCGAGCTCGCCATGGCTAACTATAACAAAGCGATTCAGTTACAGCCAGACCAACCAGGGGCTTATCACTGCTTGGGGAATGCTCAGCTCCAAGCTAAAGATGTAGAAAACGCGATCGCTTCTTATCACAAAGCCATTGCTTTGAATCCCGAATATTTTCCAGCCTACAAAAGCCTGGGAGACCTGTTCAAGGAGCTTAAGAAATTAGACGAAGCGATCGCGGCTTACGACAAAGCCCTGAAATTACAGCCTAACAATCGGGATGTGGCTTCCAGTAAAGATAGGCTGATGTGGCGCAAAAAACTCCAGAGTGGTGGTTAA
- a CDS encoding polysaccharide pyruvyl transferase family protein, with translation MKLFYYQYSPKRFPGGLNNFGDDLNPWLWQQLIPNLLDDDESTAFVGIGTLINNLLPKRLPNARRIIIFSTGVGYEKLPKLQDSWTIYCVRGPLSAKALDISPQLAVTDGAVLVRRLFHPTSQKIHQFAVMPHAKSARYGGQAWHQICEQIGFKYIDPRLPVEQVLSAISQTKILLTEAMHGAIVADALRIPWIPICTNPSILAFKWQDWCLSVGLKYQPQYIMPLWDLYPRTARGIRSSIRYANFCFNWLKQDQLHSVKTLWGEKQQLIATQLFRIAQTTSPYLSNDHRIEQLTTELEERLDKLKSRMNYQR, from the coding sequence ATGAAACTCTTCTACTACCAATACTCACCCAAACGATTCCCTGGTGGTCTCAATAACTTTGGCGATGACCTAAACCCTTGGTTATGGCAACAGTTAATCCCTAACTTACTAGATGACGATGAAAGCACCGCCTTTGTTGGAATCGGTACCCTTATAAATAATTTACTCCCCAAGCGTTTACCCAATGCTCGCCGAATCATCATTTTTAGTACCGGAGTCGGTTATGAAAAATTACCAAAACTCCAAGATTCCTGGACAATTTACTGTGTAAGAGGACCCCTCTCAGCAAAAGCCTTAGACATTTCCCCTCAATTAGCCGTTACAGATGGAGCAGTGCTAGTCAGACGACTCTTCCATCCAACCAGTCAAAAAATCCATCAATTTGCCGTTATGCCCCATGCTAAATCTGCCAGATATGGCGGTCAAGCCTGGCATCAAATCTGTGAACAAATCGGCTTTAAGTATATTGATCCTCGTTTGCCTGTCGAGCAAGTATTATCTGCCATCAGCCAAACCAAAATCTTACTAACAGAAGCCATGCATGGAGCAATTGTAGCCGATGCCCTACGAATTCCCTGGATTCCCATCTGCACTAATCCAAGTATCTTGGCATTTAAATGGCAGGATTGGTGCTTATCCGTTGGTTTGAAATACCAACCCCAATATATCATGCCTCTGTGGGATTTATATCCTAGAACAGCACGGGGAATTCGTTCCTCAATCCGTTATGCTAACTTTTGCTTCAATTGGCTCAAACAAGATCAGTTGCATTCAGTCAAGACACTTTGGGGTGAAAAACAACAATTAATCGCCACTCAACTATTCAGAATCGCTCAAACTACCTCTCCCTACTTAAGTAATGATCATCGGATCGAACAACTTACCACTGAATTGGAAGAAAGGTTAGATAAATTGAAATCAAGGATGAATTATCAAAGATGA